In the Acropora muricata isolate sample 2 chromosome 1, ASM3666990v1, whole genome shotgun sequence genome, one interval contains:
- the LOC136931116 gene encoding trace amine-associated receptor 1-like has protein sequence MDLRTMMNISEHRHFSSFGQLHWVIYRTPFFVFIFSLNIFLAITATLGNTLILIALYKVSSIRPPTKFLLRCLAMSDFWVGVIAQPLFVTLLMEIGRRKWHILFLTCTTLTFILCGFSLTTATAISVDRLLALSLGLRYRHTVTLRRVRCLVVCLLLAAMVIGFIYSLYSKAFAKSAGFVVIVTSLFLSVFSHVKIFLKLRQHQAQVRQRVGHEQAIGGGIPLNIERYKKTVWTIAWVQLALVFCYFPLFIFLILETATKYIIGSTFQVLASTVVYFNSTLNPILFCWKLREVRQAVKTTVEEIRCFSS, from the coding sequence ATGGACCTCAGAACTATGATGAACATTTCTGAACACAGACACTTCTCAAGTTTTGGTCAACTTCACTGGGTGATTTATCGAACACCattctttgtattcattttttctttgaacatttttcttgctatCACTGCAACACTTGGCAACACCCTGATCCTTATTGCACTTTACAAAGTGTCGTCAATTCGTCctccaacaaaatttttgctccgctgCCTGGCTATGAGCGATTTTTGGGTTGGCGTTATTGCTCAGCCGCTTTTTGTTACTCTTTTGATGGAAATTGGAAGGCGCAAATGGCATATTCTTTTCTTAACTTGCACTACTTTGACCTTCATCTTGTGTGGATTTTCTCTTACGACCGCTACTGCCattagcgtggacaggcttctcGCGCTGTCACTGGGATTGCgatacagacacacagtaactttaagacgagttcgttgccttgttGTCTGCCTCTTGCTAGCTGCAATGGTAATTGGTTTTATATACTCATTGTATTCCAAGGCCTTTGCCAAGAGCGCAGGATTTGTTGTTATCGTAACCTCCTTGTTTCTTTCGGTCTTCTCTCACGTcaaaatctttctcaaactgcgacagcatcaagcccaagtACGACAACGAGTTGGACATGAACAAGCAATCGGGGGAGGAATTCCACTGAACATTGAGCGATACAAAAAGACTGTTTGGACCATAGCCTGGGTACAATTAGCATTGGTGTTTTGCTATTTCCCActattcatttttttgataCTGGAAACGGCAACTAAGTACATAATAGGTTCAACTTTTCAAGTACTTGCATCAACAGTcgtctatttcaattccacCCTAAACCCGATCCTTTTTTGTTGGAAATTACGTGAGGTCAGACAAGCGGTAAAGACCACGGTGGAAGAGAttcgttgtttctcaagttaa
- the LOC136925131 gene encoding melanocyte-stimulating hormone receptor-like, whose amino-acid sequence METFKPKIDFLWVIDHRPFFVFIFSFNVFLAFTATLSNTLILIALHKVSSIHPPTKFLMRCLAISDFFVGVIAQPLFGAFLMGIASGNWRLLEFTLSFLNFFFCGFSLTTAAAISVDRLLALLLGLRYRHAVTLRRVRCLVVCLFLVVIAMSFVYSLASRGIANSTGFVVVITSLFFSIFSYYKIFLKLRQHQAQVRRQHVGQEQARPANGGGIPMNIERYKKIVCTIAWVQLALALCYFPMFIFFGLAMATKWYWKGSIFYVCASTAVYFNSTLNPILFCWKIREVRQAVKTTVKQIRCFSS is encoded by the coding sequence ATGGAAACTTTTAAACCTAAGATCGATTTTCTCTGGGTTATTGATCATAGACCattttttgtattcattttttcgttcaacgtttttcttgcttttaccgCAACACTCAGCAACACTCTGATTctcattgcgcttcacaaagtgtcgtcgaTTCATCCTCCGACAAAATTTTTGATGCGCTGCCTTGCTATAAGTGATTTTTTTGTTGGCGTTATTGCTCAGCCGCTTTTTGGTGCCTTTTTAATGGGAATCGCGAGTGGAAACTGGCGTCTTCTTGAGTTCACTTTGAGTTTCTTGAACTTCTTCTTCTGTGGATTTTCTCTCACAACAGCTGCTGCCattagcgtggacaggcttctggcgctgttactgggattgagatacagacacGCAGTAACTTTAAGAAGAGTTCGTTGCCTTGTCGTCTGCCTGTTTTTGGTCGTAATTGCAATGAGTTTTGTGTATTCATTGGCTTCTCGGGGCATTGCCAACAGCACGGGATTTGTTGTGGTCATAACCTCCTTGTTCTTCTCGATCTTCTCTTACTAcaaaatctttctcaaacttcgacagcatcaagcccaagtACGACGACAACATGTTGGCCAAGAACAAGCACGACCAGCAAACGGTGGAGGCATTCCAATGAACATTGAGCGATACAAAAAGATTGTTTGCACCATAGCCTGGGTGCAGTTAGCATTGGCCTTGTGCTATTTCccaatgttcattttttttggacTGGCAATGGCAACTAAGTGGTACTGGaaaggatcaattttttacGTATGTGCATCAACAGCTGTCTATTTCAATTCCACCCTAAACCCGATCCTTTTTTGCtggaaaatacgtgaagtcagaCAAGCGGTAAAGACCACCGTGAAACAGAttcgttgtttctcaagttaa